In Kocuria turfanensis, a single genomic region encodes these proteins:
- a CDS encoding dicarboxylate/amino acid:cation symporter: MTKKPLTSHLLVRVLLGIVLGIACGLFFPEPLARVFLTFNGLFSAFLGFIVPLLILGLVTPAIADLGRGAGKWLGITAGIAYASTVFSGVLAFLVARGSYPWLLGGQQDVNPLANPEESALTGYFVLEMDPVFGVMTALLLSFCLGVGITLIPGDTLHRTMDDLRRIIMRIVELVIIPLLPVYIFGMFMGLTMNGQIAAVISTFFKVVVLALVLTIVLLLVQYGIAGAYARRNPLVLLKNMLPAYATALGTSSSAATIPVTLKCAEANGVSKPVAGFAVPLCATIHLAGSTMKIVLFSLAIMTITGMPIDNLTFLGFILMLGVTMVAAPGVPGGAIMAAVGVLQSMLGFDETAVGLMIATYIAIDSFGTATNVTGDGAIAVVVDKLVGRRGDAAEVAAEQDDAQVLVSGR, translated from the coding sequence ATGACCAAGAAACCCCTCACGTCCCACCTGCTGGTGCGCGTGCTCCTCGGCATCGTCCTGGGCATCGCCTGCGGGTTGTTCTTCCCCGAACCGCTCGCACGGGTGTTCCTGACGTTCAACGGCCTCTTCAGCGCCTTCCTCGGCTTCATCGTCCCGTTGCTCATCCTCGGCCTCGTCACCCCTGCCATCGCGGACCTCGGGCGGGGAGCGGGGAAGTGGCTCGGCATCACGGCAGGTATCGCCTACGCGTCCACCGTCTTCTCCGGCGTTCTGGCCTTCCTCGTCGCCCGCGGCAGCTACCCCTGGCTGCTGGGCGGGCAGCAGGACGTCAATCCGCTGGCCAATCCGGAGGAGAGCGCCCTCACGGGGTACTTCGTCCTCGAGATGGACCCCGTCTTCGGTGTCATGACGGCGCTGCTGCTCTCGTTCTGCCTGGGGGTGGGGATCACGCTCATCCCGGGCGACACCCTGCACCGGACCATGGACGACCTCCGGCGGATCATCATGCGGATCGTGGAGCTCGTCATCATCCCCTTGCTCCCCGTCTACATCTTCGGGATGTTCATGGGCCTCACCATGAACGGCCAGATCGCCGCCGTGATCTCGACCTTCTTCAAGGTCGTGGTGCTCGCCCTCGTCCTGACGATCGTCCTGCTGCTGGTCCAGTACGGGATCGCCGGTGCCTACGCCCGGCGCAACCCGCTGGTGCTCCTCAAGAACATGCTCCCGGCATACGCGACGGCCCTGGGCACGTCCTCCTCCGCCGCCACCATTCCGGTGACCCTCAAGTGCGCCGAGGCCAACGGCGTCAGCAAGCCGGTCGCGGGGTTCGCTGTTCCGCTGTGCGCCACCATCCACCTGGCCGGCTCCACCATGAAGATCGTCCTCTTCTCGCTGGCCATCATGACGATCACCGGGATGCCCATCGACAACCTGACCTTCCTGGGATTCATCCTCATGCTGGGGGTCACGATGGTGGCGGCCCCCGGCGTCCCGGGAGGGGCCATCATGGCCGCCGTGGGGGTCCTGCAGAGCATGCTGGGCTTCGACGAGACCGCCGTCGGGCTCATGATCGCCACCTACATCGCCATCGACTCGTTCGGCACGGCGACCAACGTCACGGGCGACGGCGCGATCGCCGTGGTCGTGGACAAGCTCGTCGGCAGGCGCGGGGACGCGGCGGAGGTGGCCGCCGAGCAGGACGACGCGCAGGTCCTCGTCTCCGGCCGCTGA
- a CDS encoding CTP synthase, with protein sequence MIGSNSVVNANEAAHVAGAQQTENQRPGKVTRQIFVTGGVASSLGKGLTASSLGMLLRARGLSVTMQKLDPYLNVDPGTMNPFQHGEVFVTDDGAETDLDIGHYERFLDENLDASANVTTGQVYSTVIAKERRGEYLGDTVQVIPHITDELKNRMRRRAQDDDQPDIIITEIGGTVGDIESQPFIEAARQVRQDVGRRHVFYLHVSLIPYIGPSGELKTKPTQHSVAALRGLGIQPDALVLRSDRQVPDTMLRKIGNACDVDHDAVISCPDAPSIYDIPKTLHSQGLDTYILDYLGLDYQDADLGQWDRLLKAVHEPSHFVTVAMVGKYIDLPDAYLSVSEALRAGGFANDARVKIKWVASDLCETPEGAQRELGDVDAICVPGGFGIRGIEGKLGTLRFAREHRIPTLGLCLGLQCMVIEYARTELGLAGASSTEFEPDTAFPVVATMDEQKQFVEGAGDLGGTMRLGLYDARLRDGSVVAGAYGSTTVKERHRHRYEVNNEYREGLEQAGLVISGTSPNGTLVEFVELPADVHPYYVGTQAHPELMSRPTRPHPLFDGLVKAALQRREAEGR encoded by the coding sequence ATGATAGGGTCGAATTCCGTGGTGAATGCAAACGAAGCCGCCCACGTGGCCGGCGCACAGCAGACCGAAAACCAGCGACCGGGCAAGGTGACCCGTCAGATCTTCGTGACGGGCGGCGTCGCCTCCTCCCTCGGCAAGGGCCTGACCGCCTCCTCCCTCGGGATGCTGCTGCGGGCACGGGGGCTCTCCGTGACGATGCAGAAGCTGGATCCGTACCTCAACGTCGATCCGGGCACCATGAACCCCTTCCAGCACGGTGAGGTCTTCGTCACCGACGACGGGGCGGAGACCGACCTCGACATCGGCCACTACGAGCGCTTCCTCGACGAGAACCTCGACGCCTCGGCGAACGTGACCACCGGGCAGGTGTACTCCACGGTCATCGCCAAGGAGCGTCGCGGCGAGTACCTCGGCGACACCGTGCAGGTCATCCCGCACATCACGGACGAGCTGAAGAACCGGATGCGCCGCCGCGCGCAGGACGACGACCAGCCGGACATCATCATCACGGAGATCGGCGGCACGGTCGGCGACATCGAGTCCCAGCCCTTCATCGAGGCCGCCCGCCAGGTCCGCCAGGACGTCGGCCGCCGCCACGTGTTCTACCTGCACGTGTCCCTGATCCCGTACATCGGGCCCTCCGGGGAGCTCAAGACCAAGCCCACCCAGCACTCCGTGGCGGCCCTGCGCGGGCTCGGGATCCAGCCCGACGCGCTCGTGCTGCGCTCCGACCGGCAGGTCCCGGACACGATGCTGCGCAAGATCGGCAACGCCTGCGACGTCGACCACGACGCGGTGATCTCCTGCCCGGACGCCCCGAGCATCTACGACATCCCGAAGACCCTGCACTCCCAGGGGCTGGACACCTACATCCTCGACTACCTCGGCCTGGACTACCAGGACGCGGACCTGGGGCAGTGGGACCGGCTGCTGAAGGCCGTGCACGAGCCGTCCCACTTCGTCACGGTGGCCATGGTGGGCAAGTACATCGACCTGCCGGACGCCTACCTCTCCGTCTCGGAGGCCCTGCGGGCGGGCGGTTTCGCCAACGACGCGCGGGTGAAGATCAAGTGGGTCGCCTCCGACCTGTGCGAGACCCCCGAGGGCGCCCAGCGGGAACTGGGCGACGTGGACGCCATCTGCGTCCCCGGGGGGTTCGGCATCCGCGGCATCGAGGGCAAGCTGGGCACCCTGCGCTTCGCCCGCGAGCACCGCATCCCGACCCTGGGCCTGTGCCTGGGCCTGCAGTGCATGGTGATCGAGTACGCCCGCACCGAGCTCGGTCTGGCCGGGGCGTCCTCCACCGAGTTCGAGCCGGACACCGCGTTCCCGGTCGTGGCGACCATGGACGAGCAGAAGCAGTTCGTGGAGGGCGCCGGGGACCTCGGCGGCACCATGCGGCTGGGCCTCTACGACGCACGGCTGCGCGACGGGTCCGTGGTGGCCGGCGCCTACGGCTCCACCACGGTCAAGGAGCGCCACCGTCACCGCTACGAGGTCAACAACGAATACCGGGAGGGCCTGGAGCAGGCCGGCCTGGTGATCTCGGGGACCTCGCCGAACGGCACCCTCGTGGAGTTCGTGGAGCTGCCCGCCGACGTGCACCCCTACTACGTGGGCACCCAGGCGCACCCCGAGCTCATGTCCCGCCCGACCCGCCCGCACCCGCTGTTCGACGGCCTCGTCAAGGCCGCGCTCCAGCGCCGGGAGGCCGAGGGCCGCTGA
- a CDS encoding site-specific tyrosine recombinase XerD, whose protein sequence is MERYLQHLAVERGLAANTLAAYRRDLRRYTEHLQEHTDPPVTTLRGIGTGHVQDFLRTVSAGAEGRGPLSTRSAARCLVAVRGAHRFWALEGLTRTDPAAPVPPPTPGMRLPKAVPVDQVTALLESTGTETPQQLRDRALLEILYSTGARISEATALDVDDLSRAVRRTGQPEEDGGAMPFVRLFGKGGKERMVPLGSWAVRAVDDWLVRGRPALAAKGRGTPALFLNARGGRISRQTAWTTVRTAAERAGLGDRITPHTLRHSFATHLLEGGADLRVVQELLGHASVSTTQVYTLVTVESLREVYAAAHPRAL, encoded by the coding sequence GTGGAGCGCTACCTGCAGCACCTGGCCGTGGAGCGGGGCCTGGCCGCCAACACCCTCGCGGCCTACCGGCGAGACCTGCGCCGCTACACGGAGCACCTCCAGGAGCACACGGACCCGCCGGTGACCACGCTGCGGGGGATCGGGACGGGACACGTCCAGGACTTCCTGCGCACGGTCTCGGCCGGGGCGGAGGGCCGGGGGCCGCTGAGCACGCGCAGCGCCGCCCGCTGCCTCGTCGCGGTCCGGGGCGCCCACCGCTTCTGGGCGCTCGAGGGCCTCACGCGCACGGACCCCGCCGCCCCCGTCCCGCCGCCCACCCCCGGAATGCGCCTGCCCAAGGCGGTACCCGTCGATCAGGTCACGGCGCTGCTGGAGTCGACCGGCACCGAGACGCCCCAGCAGCTGCGCGACCGCGCCCTGCTGGAGATCCTCTACTCGACCGGCGCCCGGATCTCGGAGGCCACCGCCCTCGACGTCGACGACCTGTCCCGGGCCGTGCGCCGCACCGGGCAGCCCGAGGAGGACGGCGGCGCGATGCCGTTCGTGCGGCTGTTCGGCAAGGGCGGCAAGGAGCGGATGGTCCCCCTGGGCTCCTGGGCGGTGCGCGCCGTGGACGACTGGCTCGTCCGGGGCCGGCCGGCGCTGGCGGCGAAGGGGCGGGGCACCCCCGCCCTCTTCCTCAACGCCCGCGGCGGCCGGATCAGCCGGCAGACGGCCTGGACCACGGTGCGCACCGCCGCCGAGCGCGCCGGACTGGGGGACCGGATCACGCCCCACACGCTGCGCCACTCCTTCGCGACCCACCTCCTGGAGGGCGGGGCGGACCTGCGCGTGGTCCAGGAGCTGCTCGGCCACGCCTCCGTCAGCACCACGCAGGTGTACACGCTGGTCACCGTGGAGTCCCTGCGGGAGGTCTACGCCGCCGCCCACCCCCGCGCCCTGTAG
- the recN gene encoding DNA repair protein RecN, with product MIEEIHIHDLGVITDAVLPLGPGLSILSGETGAGKTMVVTALGMLLGNRSDAGAVRSGAPRAVAEAVVRVPAGHPAAALVEDAGGAVDVEPVGDADEALVTVARTVTAEGRSRAHVGGRSAPVGTLSAVGQTLVAVHGQSDQLRLKSAAAQRHALDQYAGEELAADLRRYRELLAEYRTVQQTLREVTEHGRERALEAQTLQGALEEIDAVDPEPGEDERLDQESQKLTNLEQLRAAALTAHAALSGGEFSDGDSADATALIAAAHRALDQEAGSDRDLEELAGRVAELAVLVNDIAADLSGYASGLDDEGPARLAEVEARRAKLKALTRKYGATVDEVLEWAQRSRTRLDELTDDPAREQELRARLEQLHAGLSELAARMTERRQDAAHRLSEAVSAELTALAMPNASLVIEVEPTEEFSGHGRDEIAFLLKPHAGAAPRPLGKGASGGELSRLMLAIEVVLAAVDPVPTFVFDEVDSGVGGKAAVEIGRRLKMLAQHVQVLVVTHLPQVAAFADQHILVTKSRDSTVSDVRVLDEEERVVELARMLAGHEDSAAAREHARELVRDAQL from the coding sequence ATGATCGAGGAGATCCACATCCACGACCTCGGCGTCATCACCGACGCCGTGCTGCCGCTCGGGCCGGGGCTGAGCATCCTCTCGGGTGAGACCGGCGCGGGCAAGACCATGGTGGTCACCGCCCTGGGGATGCTGCTCGGCAACCGCTCCGACGCGGGGGCTGTGCGCTCGGGGGCGCCGCGCGCCGTCGCCGAGGCGGTCGTGCGGGTACCGGCCGGGCACCCGGCCGCGGCCCTCGTCGAGGACGCCGGCGGAGCCGTCGACGTCGAACCCGTGGGCGACGCGGACGAGGCCCTGGTCACCGTGGCCCGCACGGTGACGGCGGAGGGGCGCAGCCGGGCCCACGTCGGGGGCCGCTCCGCCCCCGTGGGCACGCTCTCGGCCGTGGGGCAGACCCTGGTGGCGGTGCACGGGCAGTCCGACCAGCTGCGGCTGAAGTCCGCGGCCGCCCAGCGCCACGCCCTCGACCAGTACGCGGGGGAGGAGCTGGCGGCCGACCTGCGACGCTACCGGGAGCTGCTCGCCGAGTACCGCACCGTGCAGCAGACCCTGCGGGAGGTCACCGAGCACGGCCGGGAACGCGCCCTCGAGGCCCAGACCCTGCAGGGCGCCCTCGAGGAGATCGACGCGGTGGACCCCGAGCCCGGCGAGGACGAGCGGCTCGACCAGGAGAGCCAGAAGCTCACCAACCTGGAGCAGCTGCGCGCCGCGGCGCTGACCGCGCACGCGGCCCTGAGCGGCGGGGAGTTCTCCGACGGCGACAGCGCGGACGCGACCGCGCTCATCGCCGCCGCGCACCGGGCCCTGGACCAGGAGGCGGGCTCGGACCGCGACCTGGAGGAGCTCGCGGGCCGGGTCGCGGAGCTGGCCGTGCTCGTCAACGACATCGCCGCGGACCTCTCCGGCTACGCGTCCGGCCTCGACGACGAGGGCCCGGCGCGCCTGGCCGAGGTCGAGGCCCGCCGGGCCAAGCTGAAGGCTCTGACCCGCAAGTACGGGGCCACGGTGGACGAGGTCCTCGAGTGGGCGCAGCGCTCGCGGACCCGCCTCGACGAGCTCACCGACGACCCCGCCCGAGAGCAGGAGCTGCGCGCGCGCCTCGAGCAGCTGCACGCCGGGCTGAGCGAGCTGGCCGCGCGGATGACCGAGCGGCGGCAGGACGCCGCGCACCGGCTGTCCGAAGCCGTCAGCGCCGAGCTCACGGCCCTGGCGATGCCCAACGCCTCCCTGGTCATCGAGGTGGAGCCCACCGAGGAGTTCTCCGGCCACGGCCGGGACGAGATCGCCTTCCTGCTCAAACCCCACGCCGGCGCCGCCCCGCGGCCCCTCGGCAAGGGCGCCTCCGGCGGTGAGCTGTCCCGGCTGATGCTGGCCATCGAGGTGGTCCTCGCCGCGGTCGACCCCGTGCCCACGTTCGTCTTCGACGAGGTGGACTCGGGCGTGGGCGGCAAGGCGGCCGTGGAGATCGGGCGCCGGCTGAAGATGCTGGCCCAGCACGTCCAGGTCCTCGTGGTGACGCACCTGCCGCAGGTGGCCGCCTTCGCGGACCAGCACATCCTCGTCACCAAGAGCCGGGACTCCACCGTCAGCGACGTGCGCGTGCTGGACGAGGAGGAGCGCGTGGTGGAGCTGGCCCGCATGCTCGCGGGCCACGAGGACTCCGCGGCGGCGCGCGAGCACGCCCGCGAGCTCGTCCGCGACGCGCAGCTCTGA
- a CDS encoding NAD kinase codes for MSRKILVMAHMGRQEAKDAARDSCLQLHDAGLVPVISRADLEALQEDGLPLVPVEVIEEDVSLREIELVMVLGGDGSILRAAELVRSVDTPLLGVNLGHVGFLAESERSDLAESVEAIVDGRYTVEQRMTIDVTVWQDQKKVLHTWALNEASVEKGDREKMIEVVVEVDRRPLSTFGCDGVVLATPTGSTAYAFSAGGPVVWPEVEALLLVPLSAHALFARPLVISPNSMMAVEVLTRTDARGVLWCDGRRTTELPPGSRIEVVRSPKAVNLARMHRTPFSERLVRKFELPTTGWRGPVPPQEATAARTAALPTVRADGGGRVAALPKSTVGHEMPHDPDPATLGSRHERTEAD; via the coding sequence GTGAGCCGGAAGATCCTGGTCATGGCCCACATGGGCCGGCAGGAGGCCAAGGACGCCGCGCGCGACTCCTGCCTCCAGCTCCACGACGCCGGACTGGTGCCGGTGATCTCGCGCGCCGACCTCGAGGCGCTCCAGGAGGACGGGCTCCCCCTCGTGCCCGTGGAGGTGATCGAGGAGGACGTCTCGCTGCGGGAGATCGAGCTGGTCATGGTGCTCGGCGGGGACGGGTCCATCCTGCGGGCCGCCGAGCTGGTGCGCAGCGTGGACACTCCGCTGCTGGGCGTGAACCTCGGCCACGTCGGCTTCCTCGCCGAGAGCGAGCGCTCGGACCTCGCCGAGTCCGTCGAGGCCATCGTGGACGGGCGCTACACGGTGGAGCAGCGCATGACCATCGACGTCACCGTGTGGCAGGACCAGAAGAAGGTCCTGCACACCTGGGCCCTGAACGAGGCCTCGGTGGAGAAGGGCGACCGCGAGAAGATGATCGAGGTGGTCGTCGAGGTCGACCGGCGGCCGCTGAGCACCTTCGGGTGCGACGGCGTGGTGCTGGCCACCCCCACCGGCTCCACCGCCTACGCGTTCTCCGCGGGCGGGCCCGTCGTGTGGCCGGAGGTCGAGGCGCTGCTCCTCGTCCCGCTGAGCGCCCACGCCCTGTTCGCCCGGCCGCTGGTCATCTCCCCGAACTCGATGATGGCCGTGGAGGTCCTCACCCGCACGGACGCCCGGGGCGTGCTGTGGTGCGACGGCCGGCGGACCACGGAGCTGCCGCCGGGGTCCCGGATCGAGGTGGTGCGCTCGCCGAAGGCGGTCAACCTCGCCCGGATGCACCGCACGCCCTTCTCCGAGCGGCTGGTCCGGAAGTTCGAGCTGCCCACGACGGGCTGGCGCGGTCCGGTGCCCCCGCAGGAGGCGACCGCGGCCCGGACCGCCGCCCTGCCCACCGTCCGCGCCGACGGCGGCGGCCGGGTGGCGGCGCTGCCGAAGTCGACGGTGGGCCACGAGATGCCCCACGACCCGGACCCGGCGACCCTCGGGAGCCGGCACGAGCGGACGGAGGCCGACTGA
- a CDS encoding HAD-IIA family hydrolase: MSERLLDRYDAVLSDLDGVVYAGPHAIPGAPEVLRRISSEGVPVIYVTNNASRSVATVAAHLTDLGVPTSPECVASSAQAGAELLAQRLPAGTKVLLTGSQALADVVADAGLVPVRTQEEEPRAVIQGFDPGIGWAQLAEASYTLADPDVLWVATNTDLSIPQARGLAPGNGTLVAAVAAATGRAPVVAGKPEAPIFRTAAERAGSARPVVLGDRLDTDIRGGNAAGFATVAVLTGVDTLETILAACSAERPDHVVGTLEELFAPCPEVEVTAAPGGHEARCGTATAQTDGTRVRIRGSRGDLDAWRAACGAWWAAHPDAEAPVAPVLEWEAAA; the protein is encoded by the coding sequence ATGTCTGAGCGCCTTCTCGACCGCTACGACGCGGTCCTGAGCGACCTGGACGGCGTCGTCTACGCCGGTCCGCACGCGATCCCGGGGGCACCGGAGGTCCTGCGCCGGATCTCCTCGGAGGGCGTGCCCGTGATCTACGTGACGAACAACGCCTCGCGCTCCGTCGCCACGGTCGCCGCGCACCTCACGGACCTGGGCGTGCCCACGAGCCCCGAGTGCGTGGCGAGCTCGGCCCAGGCCGGCGCCGAGCTCCTGGCGCAGCGTCTGCCCGCCGGCACGAAGGTGCTCCTCACGGGGTCGCAGGCTCTCGCGGACGTGGTCGCGGACGCGGGGCTCGTGCCGGTCCGCACGCAGGAGGAGGAGCCCCGCGCCGTCATCCAGGGGTTCGACCCCGGCATCGGCTGGGCCCAGCTGGCCGAGGCGTCCTACACCCTCGCCGATCCCGACGTGCTGTGGGTCGCGACCAACACCGACCTCTCGATCCCGCAGGCGCGGGGACTGGCCCCGGGCAACGGGACCCTGGTGGCGGCGGTCGCCGCCGCCACCGGTCGTGCGCCGGTGGTGGCGGGCAAGCCGGAGGCCCCCATCTTCCGCACCGCCGCCGAGCGCGCCGGCAGCGCACGGCCCGTGGTGCTGGGGGACCGGCTCGACACCGACATCCGGGGCGGCAACGCCGCCGGGTTCGCCACGGTGGCCGTCCTCACCGGCGTGGACACGCTCGAGACCATCCTGGCCGCGTGCAGCGCGGAGCGCCCCGACCACGTCGTCGGGACCCTGGAGGAGCTCTTCGCCCCCTGTCCGGAGGTCGAGGTCACCGCCGCGCCGGGCGGCCACGAGGCGCGCTGCGGGACGGCGACCGCCCAGACGGACGGCACCCGGGTGCGGATCCGGGGGTCCCGGGGAGACCTCGACGCCTGGCGGGCCGCGTGCGGGGCCTGGTGGGCCGCGCACCCCGACGCGGAGGCGCCCGTGGCCCCGGTCCTGGAGTGGGAGGCCGCGGCATGA
- a CDS encoding D-alanyl-D-alanine carboxypeptidase family protein yields the protein MRENISPGTGLRRVLLVLLCCLGLLLAPLAVPASAATAIEAEHQRLGGADGRLGRALGPERCGLVRGGCYRSFERGSIHWSPRTGARPTWGAIRGAWAGQDWERGRLGYPVGREVCGLRDAGCYQGFEGGVVLWSRASGAHPTLGGIRAAWLRHGAERGALGYPTSAEACAGGTCRQSFQRGSVSWSPGAGTRVAREIDRAASVYVVVNKRRPLNPVDHVPRGLESVGGPLLRADAAAAFRRMRADAAATGVPITAVSGYRSYTTQAGLYRDYVARYGREQADLISARPGHSEHQTGLALDIGNPDGACGLQSCFADTPAGAWARAHAHEYGFVVRYPAGRTGTTGYAYEPWHLRYVGGHVAAGMVSQRIPTLEHYMGLPPAPSY from the coding sequence ATGCGAGAGAACATCAGCCCGGGCACGGGCCTGCGCCGGGTGCTGCTGGTCCTGCTCTGCTGCCTGGGCCTGCTCCTGGCGCCCCTGGCGGTCCCGGCGTCGGCGGCCACGGCGATCGAGGCCGAGCACCAGCGTCTCGGCGGCGCGGACGGCCGGCTCGGCCGGGCCCTGGGCCCCGAGCGCTGCGGCCTGGTGCGCGGGGGCTGCTACCGGTCCTTCGAGCGGGGCAGCATCCACTGGTCCCCGAGGACGGGGGCACGCCCCACGTGGGGGGCGATCCGCGGCGCATGGGCGGGACAGGACTGGGAGCGGGGCCGGCTGGGCTACCCGGTCGGCCGGGAGGTCTGCGGGCTGCGCGACGCCGGGTGCTACCAGGGCTTCGAGGGCGGGGTCGTGCTCTGGTCGCGGGCGAGCGGGGCCCACCCCACGCTCGGCGGCATCCGGGCGGCCTGGCTGCGCCACGGTGCCGAGCGGGGGGCGCTGGGCTATCCGACCTCGGCGGAGGCCTGCGCGGGCGGCACCTGCCGCCAGAGCTTCCAGCGCGGGTCCGTCAGCTGGAGCCCGGGCGCCGGGACCCGGGTGGCCCGGGAGATCGACCGGGCCGCCTCCGTGTACGTCGTCGTCAACAAGCGCCGGCCCCTGAACCCGGTCGACCACGTCCCGCGCGGCCTCGAGTCCGTGGGCGGGCCGCTCCTGCGCGCGGACGCCGCCGCGGCGTTCCGGCGGATGCGGGCGGACGCGGCCGCCACGGGGGTCCCGATCACGGCGGTCAGCGGCTACCGCTCCTACACCACGCAGGCCGGGCTGTACCGCGACTACGTCGCCCGGTACGGGAGGGAGCAGGCGGACCTGATCTCCGCCCGCCCGGGCCACAGCGAGCACCAGACCGGACTCGCCCTGGACATCGGCAACCCGGACGGGGCGTGCGGACTGCAGAGCTGCTTCGCGGACACCCCGGCCGGGGCGTGGGCGCGGGCCCACGCACACGAGTACGGCTTCGTGGTGCGCTACCCGGCGGGCCGCACGGGGACCACCGGGTACGCCTACGAGCCCTGGCACCTGCGCTACGTGGGCGGGCACGTGGCCGCCGGCATGGTCTCCCAGCGCATCCCCACGCTGGAGCACTACATGGGGCTGCCGCCGGCGCCCTCCTACTGA
- a CDS encoding NUDIX domain-containing protein → MDIRQLAPEEISDRPSDRRTVASETVYEGFIWNVQRDEFELAQGTDPLRRDYITHPGAVSVLVLDDDDRVLLINQYRRPVGMTMWEIPAGLLDVDGEDPAAAARRELAEEADLRAEQWDVLVDFHNSPGSSSEANRIFLARGLSEVPDAELHERDGEEAEIHGTWVPLDAAVRAVLEGRLNSPAAVVGLLAVHAARADGYRSLRPADTPWPGHPDLR, encoded by the coding sequence ATGGACATCCGACAGCTCGCCCCCGAGGAGATCTCGGACCGGCCCAGCGACCGCCGCACGGTGGCCTCCGAGACGGTCTACGAGGGCTTCATCTGGAACGTGCAGCGCGACGAGTTCGAGCTGGCCCAGGGCACCGACCCGCTCCGGCGCGACTACATCACCCACCCGGGCGCGGTGTCCGTGCTCGTGCTCGACGACGACGACCGGGTGCTGCTGATCAACCAGTACCGCCGCCCCGTCGGGATGACCATGTGGGAGATCCCCGCCGGCCTGCTCGACGTCGACGGCGAGGACCCCGCCGCGGCGGCCCGGCGGGAGCTGGCGGAGGAGGCCGACCTGCGCGCGGAGCAGTGGGACGTCCTGGTGGACTTCCACAACAGTCCCGGCTCGTCCTCGGAGGCCAACCGGATCTTCCTGGCCCGCGGGCTGAGCGAGGTCCCCGACGCCGAGCTCCACGAGCGCGACGGCGAGGAGGCGGAGATCCACGGCACCTGGGTGCCGCTGGACGCCGCCGTGCGGGCCGTCCTCGAGGGCCGGCTGAACTCGCCCGCGGCGGTGGTCGGCCTGCTCGCCGTGCACGCCGCCCGCGCCGACGGCTACCGCTCCCTGCGCCCGGCCGACACCCCGTGGCCCGGCCACCCCGACCTGCGGTGA
- a CDS encoding GyrI-like domain-containing protein — MSDTRGAQSSEGPRVVEVGEQMTVVVAGKVPIDGLREFFDAAFHELGRRIDRGELRPTGPALSLYHSEPGPVVELEVGFPVAEQVASAGSVVVGRIPATRAVTCTHHGDYDGLSSSWERLRTWAQERHLRLGAPLWEVYVTEPRPGDDPLDMVTELYWAVEA, encoded by the coding sequence ATGTCGGACACCAGGGGCGCGCAGAGCAGCGAGGGACCACGCGTCGTGGAGGTGGGGGAACAGATGACCGTGGTGGTCGCCGGGAAGGTGCCGATCGACGGGCTGCGGGAGTTCTTCGATGCGGCGTTCCACGAGTTGGGCCGGCGCATCGACCGCGGGGAGCTCCGCCCGACGGGTCCGGCCCTGTCGCTCTACCACTCGGAACCGGGACCGGTCGTGGAGCTCGAGGTCGGGTTCCCGGTGGCGGAGCAGGTGGCGTCGGCGGGGTCCGTCGTCGTCGGGCGGATCCCGGCGACCCGCGCGGTGACCTGTACTCACCACGGCGACTACGACGGGCTGAGCTCGTCGTGGGAGAGGCTGCGGACCTGGGCGCAGGAGCGGCACCTGCGCCTCGGTGCGCCGCTGTGGGAGGTCTACGTGACGGAGCCCCGCCCGGGTGACGACCCCCTAGACATGGTGACGGAGCTCTACTGGGCCGTGGAGGCCTGA
- a CDS encoding TlyA family RNA methyltransferase, which produces MSARLDQELTTRELARSRTVAARWIAEGRVLVNGEPATKASVRVGADDRLEIRPADGPDYVSRAGHKLAGALTAFPDITVAGKRCLDAGASTGGFTDVLLRAGAREVVAVDVGHDQLVPALRQDDRVRVFEGTNVRWMRPEDIGGPAQLTVCDLSFISLTLVVGPLAAATVPGGDLVLMVKPQFEVGADRLARTGVVTSEQERARAVDAVAAAARAHGLTVRGQERSPLPGQDGNHEFFLWCRRDVESATP; this is translated from the coding sequence ATGAGCGCGCGCCTGGACCAGGAGCTGACCACCCGGGAGCTCGCCCGCTCCCGCACCGTGGCCGCCCGCTGGATCGCCGAGGGCAGGGTGCTGGTGAACGGCGAGCCGGCCACCAAGGCCTCCGTCCGCGTCGGCGCCGACGACCGGCTGGAGATCCGGCCCGCGGACGGCCCCGACTACGTCAGCCGCGCAGGCCACAAGCTGGCCGGTGCCCTGACGGCCTTCCCGGACATCACCGTGGCGGGCAAGCGCTGCCTCGACGCCGGCGCCTCCACCGGGGGCTTCACCGACGTGCTGCTGCGGGCCGGAGCCCGGGAGGTGGTCGCCGTGGACGTCGGCCACGACCAGCTCGTGCCCGCGCTGCGGCAGGACGACCGGGTCCGGGTGTTCGAGGGCACGAACGTGCGCTGGATGCGGCCCGAGGACATCGGCGGCCCGGCCCAGCTGACGGTGTGCGACCTCTCCTTCATCTCGCTGACCCTGGTGGTCGGCCCCCTGGCGGCGGCCACCGTGCCCGGCGGCGACCTGGTGCTCATGGTCAAGCCGCAGTTCGAGGTCGGCGCCGACCGGCTCGCCCGCACCGGCGTGGTCACCAGCGAGCAGGAACGGGCGCGGGCGGTCGACGCCGTGGCCGCCGCCGCACGGGCCCACGGGCTCACGGTCCGGGGCCAGGAGCGCAGCCCGCTGCCCGGCCAGGACGGCAACCACGAGTTCTTCCTGTGGTGCCGCCGGGACGTGGAGAGCGCCACGCCCTGA